AAAATGCAGAATCGGCACCATTAAAGCACCGCCACCAATACCTAACAAGCCTGATGAAACGCCAGCAAGGAAACTCAAGGGCAAGCCAAGTTTCATATCTGCACTATATCCAAAGATTTTATCATCCGAGTCTACGAGGCTTCGCTTCCAGCCAGTTTTACGATTTTTTTCTAGCTTGTTGCCCAGATTGTATGGAAAAAACATTCGAAAGGCGACATAGAGTATTAACAAAGCAAAAATCAATATTAAATATTCTTTCGCAATTGCAGTTGTCAAATATGCTCCCAAGAGGGAGCCAGGTATTGTAACTGTGGCTAAGAGCAGCCCAACTTTATAGTCTATCCTTTTTTGTCTTGCATAGCCACTCATAGACGACAATGCCTTAAACATTATCATCGTAAGGCTTGTTCCCGCTGCCATTTGTGGAGAAAATTCGATGCTTAAGGGTAATAATTGCAGAGCAGGTACAATGAAAACTCCGCCTCCGATGCCCAGCATAGCTGCAATGATGCCCACGAAAAGAGCTAGGATGGGGAGAAAAACTGTTTCAAATATTGTCGTTGAGCCTCACCACGCCTCTTGGTAGATTGCCAAACAGTGAC
Above is a window of Candidatus Bathyarchaeota archaeon DNA encoding:
- a CDS encoding sulfite exporter TauE/SafE family protein — its product is MGIIAAMLGIGGGVFIVPALQLLPLSIEFSPQMAAGTSLTMIMFKALSSMSGYARQKRIDYKVGLLLATVTIPGSLLGAYLTTAIAKEYLILIFALLILYVAFRMFFPYNLGNKLEKNRKTGWKRSLVDSDDKIFGYSADMKLGLPLSFLAGVSSGLLGIGGGALMVPILHFALSFPMHLAVATSVFIMVFTSIAGVATHIYLGNVQFGFALVLIVGVIFGAQIGAYVSKRVSSRNLRRIFGLVLVLVSLRMILKFLGWA